CTGGCCGCGCTCGCGGCCGAGGCGCTGGAGCCGGGCGACACCGCGGTCGCCGCCGTCAACGTCTCCCAGCGCCTCGTCGACGTCTGTCAGGCGGCCGGCGCCGACCTCGAACTGACGCCGATCGGCTCGACGAACATCATCACGCGGATCCGCGAGCTCCGCGCCGCCGGCGAGCACGTCCCCATCGCCGGCGAGGGCAACGGCGGGATCTTCTTCCCGCCGTACTGGATCGTCCGCGACGGGGCCTACGTCGGCGCGAAGTTCCTCGAACTCGTCGCCGAGCGCCCCGCGAGCGAGGTCGTCGCCCCCTACACCGACTACGAGAACGTCCGCGTGAACCTCGGCTACGAGAGCGAGGCCGAACTGGAGGCGATGCTGGCGGCGGCCCGCGAGTACGCCGAGGCGGCCGACGCCGAGCCGAACACGAAGGACGGCTACCGCCTCGACTACGGCGACGCGTGGGTGCTCGTCCGCCCCTCGGGGACCGAACCGAAAGTGCGGGTCTACGCCGAGTCGACGTCGCGAGCGGAGGCACAGGAGCTCGCCGACGAGGCCGCCGACGCGCTCCGCGAGGCGCGCGAGCGGGCGTAGCGGCTCGATCGGCTCATAGTGATTACTCTCGTCTCTTACCGCCGAACGCCACCCCCGGTAACGGCGTTCGGCGGTAAACAGTGAGAGCAATCACTATCACAGCGCGAGCACGCCCAGCAGCGCACAGACCGCGCCCAGCGCGAGCAGGACGAACCCGCGCTCTATGGAGACGTCGTCGCGGCGCCGTTCGGCGGCGTCGGACTCGGGAATCCGGTCCGGATCGTCCGCCGGCCCGAGCCGGGCGAGCGCGTCCGAGCGCCCTCGGCCCGCGCGCCGGGTGAGGTGCTCGATCGCCCGACGCGTCCGGAGCGCCCGGGCGCCGAAGTAAAAAGACAGGAGCGCGGCCGCGAAGGCGACCGCCGAGACGACCACCATCAGCCCGAGCCCGTCTGTGCGGCCGCGGACTCGCTTTCGTCCAGCGCGGTCGCGAGCCGCTCGCGGGCGTCGCGGAGGCGGTCCAGCTCCGCCGCGACGGCGCCCGTCTGGACGCGCTCGCGGGTCGCGGCGTCGAGTTCCTCGTGGGCCCGGAGCGCGAATCGGAGGTCCGCGTAGTCCTCGCGGCGGGTCAGGTCCCGGACCTCTCGGAGCCGCGCGACCGTCTCCTCGCTCGCGAACCGGCCGAGGAGCGAGATCGCCTCGACCGCCCACGCCCGGAGTGTCCCCGCGGACGGCGGCGGCAGGGCGATCGAGAGCGGGTCGGCAGAGAGCCGTTCGAGGAACGTCCGGTGGACCGCGACGTTGGTCTGGAGCGCCGCCGGATCCTCGGCGTAGTGATCCAGTTTCGAGCCGGTGTACTCCGCGTACTCCAGGAGCGTCGGGACCGGCTCGTCGGCGTCGGGGCTCTCGCGGGCGAACTGCCGGAGGTCCCGCGGCGGCGAGCGGAAGTCCACCAGGGGGAACGACTCGGCGCGCTCCAGGAGGCCGATCACGGCCGCGATCGACGCCGACTCGTAGAACGTCACGAACTCCTCGCGGACGGCCTCGTTGTACGCCGCGATCGGCTCGCGGAGCTCCTCGACGGGGGCGTCGAGGTCGGCGTCGGCGAAGGCCAGCACCTCCTCGCGGGACTCGATCGCGTCGTCGAGGTCCGAGAGCCGGAGCTTCGCGTCCCGACGCGCCTTCGAGAGTGCCTCTTCCGTCTCCTCTCGCCGGTCGAGGAGGTCGACGTACTCGCCCGCCGGTTCGAGGTCCGCGCGGGCGCCGGCGAAGTCGTCGTCGCTGAGTCGGCGGCGGTCCATCCGCTCGGCGGCCGCCTCGAAGGCCTCGCTCGCGGGGACCGACTCGGGCAGGTCCTCGACAAGCCCGAGGAAGCGGTCCTGGAACTCCACGTAGGCCTGGAAGTCGCCCGTGCCCGTCGCGGAGTCCTCGTAGCGGTCGAGCAGTCGGACGGCCTTCCGGTAGGCGTCGGCGGCCTCGACGACCGAGTCCTCGCCGACGTCAGCGATGCGCTCTTCGACCGCGTCGCGCCGCTCCCGCGCCTCGCCGAGCGCGTCGAGGCAGTCCTCGACGTCGGCCAGGAGCGCTTCCATCCGCGCTTCGGGGTCGGCCTCGGCGTCGGCGTCGACCGATTCGGATCCGGACATCGGGACTCACTCGTAGACCGCGTCGGGGTCGAAGACGCGCTCGCCGACGGTCTCGCCGTCGACCGTGCGGTAGAAGCACGAGCGGTGGCCCGTGTGGCAGGCGCCGCCGGTCTGGTCGACGAGGTAGAGGAGCGTGTCGGCGTCGCAGTCGACGCGGATCTCCCGCACGTCCTGGGTGTGGCCGCTGGTGGCGCCCTTCTCCCAGAGCTCCTCGCGGCTGCGTGAGTAGTAGTGCGCCCGGCCGGTCTCGCGGGTGCGTTCGAGCGCCTCGGGCGAGACGTACGCCAGCATCAGCACCTCGCCGGAGTCGGCGTCCTGTGCGACGGCGGGGACGAGGCCGTCCTCGCCGAAGTCGACCGCGACGTCATCTGTCATTGCTCCGATGTCGGCGAGGGCGGCCGATAGGTCTTTTGCCCCCGTCGGCGGGGGCGTCCCCTACACGATGCCCAGCGCGCCGAGCACGCCGAAGACGACGTCGCCGTAGGTGAACGCGACGACCGTGCCGACGAACATCGGGACGATGAACGGGATGCCCGGCGAGATCCACACCCGGTCGCGCTCGGCGACGATCGCGAGGCCGCCGCGGAGCTTCTCGGGCGTCGTGCCGTACGCCGAGCCCTCGATGTCGTCGAGGAACGCCTCGGCGCCCCACTCGTCGTCCGGGTCGACCGCGACTGGCTCGGCGTCGCCGTCGGTCGCTTCTGGCTCCGGTGTCGCGTCGGCTTCGTCGCCTCCGTCGCCTCCGTCGCCGACGGCGCCGTCGGTGGCCGGATACGTCGCGTCGATGCTCGCCGGATCGCGGAACGCCTCGGGATCCTCGCGGAGGTCCGAGAGCGACGCGCCGCGCCAGCGGAGGTACATCCGCAGGGCGTCGAGGTCGAGGCCGGACCTCGAAAAGCCGTCGGGCGTCTCGAAGAGCCGGCCGTGCGCCGTCGAGAGGTCCGCGACGTCGACCCGGCGGCCGAGGAAGCCCACCGGGAACCGGAAGTCGCCGTCCAGCAGATTCCGCCCCGCGATGC
This is a stretch of genomic DNA from Halobellus sp. MBLA0158. It encodes these proteins:
- a CDS encoding DUF7118 family protein, giving the protein MSGSESVDADAEADPEARMEALLADVEDCLDALGEARERRDAVEERIADVGEDSVVEAADAYRKAVRLLDRYEDSATGTGDFQAYVEFQDRFLGLVEDLPESVPASEAFEAAAERMDRRRLSDDDFAGARADLEPAGEYVDLLDRREETEEALSKARRDAKLRLSDLDDAIESREEVLAFADADLDAPVEELREPIAAYNEAVREEFVTFYESASIAAVIGLLERAESFPLVDFRSPPRDLRQFARESPDADEPVPTLLEYAEYTGSKLDHYAEDPAALQTNVAVHRTFLERLSADPLSIALPPPSAGTLRAWAVEAISLLGRFASEETVARLREVRDLTRREDYADLRFALRAHEELDAATRERVQTGAVAAELDRLRDARERLATALDESESAAAQTGSG
- a CDS encoding A24 family peptidase, with amino-acid sequence MFASVPDILRLVVVPVLGWAAWRDVETRRVPSRTWYPLVALGVALLAWDALSHLSLAAPGDLLFFVRVAISLFIVAPIAYLFWLVGGFGGADAKALITIAILLPTFPTYYFSGFTLPVVVTTLGVFSMTVLTNTVVLAIAYPLGIAGRNLLDGDFRFPVGFLGRRVDVADLSTAHGRLFETPDGFSRSGLDLDALRMYLRWRGASLSDLREDPEAFRDPASIDATYPATDGAVGDGGDGGDEADATPEPEATDGDAEPVAVDPDDEWGAEAFLDDIEGSAYGTTPEKLRGGLAIVAERDRVWISPGIPFIVPMFVGTVVAFTYGDVVFGVLGALGIV
- the hisI gene encoding phosphoribosyl-AMP cyclohydrolase, coding for MTDDVAVDFGEDGLVPAVAQDADSGEVLMLAYVSPEALERTRETGRAHYYSRSREELWEKGATSGHTQDVREIRVDCDADTLLYLVDQTGGACHTGHRSCFYRTVDGETVGERVFDPDAVYE